The DNA window gtgcgtgcagaCGGAGATGGCCAGTGGCTCCATTAAGCGGTCCTCGTCCACTGTGGCTGACCAGAGGGTTAATGGCCTGtggcaggaggagaagaagagtccTGATAGACTGTACAGACCACGCCACAAGAGCTACAAGGCTGCCGGTCAGTCTCCACTCTCCAATTTCCACTCACGTGACCTCTCCTCTTATCTCTCCCACTGGCATGATGAGTGATGTTACTGTGTGGTTATTGTTTGCATGTGTTAATATGTCAAGTTCTCTTCCCCGCATTTTCCCTTTCCTTTCTTATGTCTTTATCCTATTTACAAGTGTCGCTTTTCCTTTTCTTTTATCCTAAGTGCATCAATGATCTACCTGTCAACATACTTTTTAATGATCTAcagtgttaaaaaaatatatatagatttttatCTTGCTTTCCCTCTCTGTGCTCCTTTCCATGGTCTTCCTcgtcctcctccagtctcccgtTCAGAAAGAAAGAGGCAGTTGGACACAGAGAAGGAGCGTGGGAGGTCCAAAGAGCGCCGCCACCTCCTCTCCCCAGACACATCCCGCTGTAACTCTGAGGAGAGGAGTCTGCAGCCCTCATGCTCCCCTAGCCGAGAGCGCACACACCCCCTGGACAAacaggtaggacacacacacacacacacatatatacacacacacacacacacacacatacacacacacacacacactggatgccTTACCAAGGGCAAACATTAAAGGGCCATATGCCACTGGTGTAAACTCTGGTTGAGACGAAGTAGACCACAAACACATACCCACATTGGATACACAATAGACACTTTTAAAAAAGGCAATCAGACGTCTGTATTAAATGTGTTTCGACTCCTGTGTCCAGGGTAACAGCTCCGACAGCCCCATCCCCACCTCTGAATCTAGTACACCTAGTCGCCGCCCCCTGTCCCAGACCCCAACTCGCTCCCATCCCCACATCTCCTACTCCCCTCTGGTGTCTCGCACGCACCCTCCCTCCGGGGACGATGATGACGACAGGGGCAGCCCAGAGACCCAGAGGCGGGGGGAGGCCTCCAGAGAGGCAGGTGGAGAGGGGCAGACCGGGCCAAGGGGTCGTCGCCACCACCACCAGCAGGGCTCCCCTCTGCGTCGCTACCCGTCGGAGCCCTATCTCACCCTGCAGGAGGACGAGCACAGTCCGGACCCCTCCGGGTTCATGGAGACACTGACCTTCGAGGCGGCGGTGGCCACTAGCCTGGGACGCGCTAACACGGTCAGCTCCACCTCCAGCTCTAGCTACAGCTCGGCCCGACGGGGCTCCAGGAGCGGCTGGCAGATCCCCAATGGACACTTCCGGAAACGCCTGGCTCAGACCGTCTCTGTTGCGGGCTGTGAGCCACTCAGCGACACAGAGGAGGACGACCGCtgctaggaggaggaggaggaagtggtggTGGATGAGAGGTGAGGAAGGTGCTAGTGTATAAGATGTACTAcaatataaaagaaaaagggACATTTGTCGCTCTCTTGCATTACTACTGCATACCTGTGGGATTGCAGTATGTTTGATAAAATGTGAGGGTGAGAAAAAAATTAAGAACATCCCTTTTTTCACTTCCTGCAAGTGGGATCCCTTTTAAAGTCACACAGAAAATGTACAATAAATATCTACCCACAAATATTTGACTGTGGTTTATTTATATTCTGACCAACAAAAGAAAGTGACTAATAATAAACCTCAAATAGCCTTGGATGTACAGAAAAGAGATTAAATAAATTGAAAGGATAGAATTACATTATGTGTCAATAGGTATTGTCATTTCTGAAGGTGTTTCTCTGACATTGATTTTGTGTTTCTCTTAACAGTGTATGTGGGGTGTGTGAATATGTGCAAAATAAGGAGAAACAATATCTTTGAAAACCATGGTTTTTGTAAATACATTAGATTTCTGTCATAAAATTGTAATGCCACCAATACCACTTGATTGTCTGAGTAGGATACATGGCCATAGAGAAGGTTAACTGTTTACGTATTATTAAGTTAATCAAATGTAATCATGTCTGTAAAAAAATACACCCAAACAATAATTGATCAAACCAATGTGTTTTAAAATGTAGTagagattgttttttttttaccttttgcACCCTCCACCATTAGATTTCCTATCCATTTACTGTCTACAAAGGGAACACACTTCTTTAATTATCTATTCATACGTAAACTATGTAATTCCTGTTGTAAAATGTCAAAGGAATAAAACAATGATCAATAGGACAGTTATCCACTTTATACAAACAGGAAGTGAATGGCACACTCTTCCGTTGGGAAAATGTAtgatttatttaacatttttaccGACTTGCAGGACAATTGAAAGCAACCAACAATGTTATGAAATGTGATAAACTATTTTTCAGAAAGGAATGCCTAAATATCCAGTGTGATTTGAAAGACAGTGCTTTGCTATGAACTGGACTCTAGAGAACCAAATGACTAGAATTACACCCAGAACATGGCTTCAATTCCTCAACGAAACTTTATTAAGTCACTAGGAAAACCAGCAGACCATTTGCCTGTCTTGGACCAACTTTCATCTTGTCAATGTACTGTACCTGTTTTTCTTCAGTTGTTACAATATTCTACCATTTGACGGATTCATTCCTTGTCATCTTCCAGAATCAATAACGGGCACAGAAGCAATCATGAACTTGAGTGTTTTGTTGTTCATCAATGTAGCCGTCCACATTCTCCTCTTCTACATTAGCTTACAACATCATCAGTATGTGTCAAAGAACTCACCGCAACTGTATATCTTCTTCATTAATTCTTTATGTCAATACTGTATGAACCATTACAGACGACAGATGTAGAAAGATGTTTTCCGCACCTGGTTTCACCCGTTATTTAGAATGGTTTACTAataatgtacagtacatttatatCATGTTTTCTGTAGGATTGTAAGAGACAAGATCCCGTTCTGCTCACAACACGCTTGAAGGATGGAATAGGATATCTCTGGAATGTTAatttaaggtatttgtatttgttttatttgccTGCAAAAGGGTAATGATTCTGTGAAACTCAGTTAACCAAAAAACATGGAGAATTGTCCTGGAATGCAAAATAGTTGTTTGGTTTATGTGTGTATAATAGCTGTATATATTAATAAAAGTGTCCTCAATTGCAATAAAAGTGTCCTCAATTGCACATACAATATGTGGCTGCTTGTCTCCATATCTAAGGTAGACTAGACCAAGAGGCTTTACATCATCTGCCGTATTGTGGATTCAGAGATACCTATCTAACATAACACAAGGTTTTTAAAGGGAGCCTCTCTAACGTAAACCAGTGTGGTATAGATCAAGGCAGCTGTCTTGGTCCTTTAttgttttctatttttactaatgacctaCCATTAGCCTTGAgaaaagcctgtgtgtctatgtacgctgATGACTCAGCattatacatgtcagctaccacagcaagtgatATCATTGCAACCCTTaaaaaagagctgcagtcagttttagaatagGTGGCTAATAAGAAGCTGGTCcataatatattaaaaaaaactaaaagcattgtaattTGGACAAATCACTcgctaaaccctaaacctcatctaaatcttgtaatgaataacgTGGCAATTGAgaaagttgaggagactaaactgcttggtgtaacccgcaaaacaccagtctcaatgtcaacagtgaagagacgactccgtgatgctgaccttctaggtagagttcctctgtccagtgtctgtgttcttttgcccatcgtaatcttttatttttattggcatgtctgaaatatggctttttctttgcaactctgcctagaaggccagtatcctggagttgcctcttcactgttgacattgagactggtgttttgcgagtactatttaatgaagctgccagttgaggacttgtgaggcatgtttctcaaactagacactctaatgtacttgtcctcttgctcagttgtgcaccagggcctcccactcctctttctattctggttagagccagtttgcacagTTCTGTGaacggagtagtacacagcgttgtatgagatcttcagtttcttggcaatttttcgcatggaatagccttcatttctcagaacaagaatagactgatgagtttcagaagaacattctttgtttctggccattttgagcctgtaatcaaagccacaaatgctgttgctccagatacttaactagtctaaaagtagacagttttattgcttctttaatacgcataacagttttcagctgtgctaacataattgcaaaagggttttctaatgatcaattagccttttaaaatgataaacttggattagctaacacaacgttggaacacaggagtgatggttgttgataattggtctctgtacacctatgcagatattccataaaaaatctgccgtttccagctacaatagtcatttacaacattaacaatgtctacactgtatttctgatcaatttgatattattttaatggacaaaaaatgtgctttctttcaaaaacaagatatttttatgtcacgggtgtcgtagggattggaccaagaCGCAGTGGGAACCTGTAAACTCATCTTCAtgttttattaaagaaggaaaacaaaagaaacacgtatacaaaaacaacaaacgacactaaacagtcccgtcaggtgcacaaacacaaaacaggaaataactacccacaaatcccatagaaaaaaacatccctcttaaataggaccttcaattagaagcaacgaggagcagctgcttccaattgaaggtcaacccaataaacaccacatagaaatagactaacaaagaatatagcccaacaaaccccgaaacactctaaacaaacaccccctgccacgccctgaccaaactacaataacaaacaacctcttttactggtcaggacgtgacattttaagtgaccccaaacttttgaacggtagtgtatatgcataggccccgtaccatgtcttaccagaggctgctgttctatcctgctgatagagtgtataacccgccagctgtatgttcttaatgttgttgctcagccacgactcggtgaaacataagatattacagttttcgatgtcccgttggtaggatatgcgtgctttcagttcatcccatttattttccagagattgaacattagctagcaggacggaaggcaaaggcagattagccactcgtcgcctgatcctcaaaaggcaccctgatctttttccacaaaatctcagtttccttctccagtgAATGCCGGGGATCTGGGcttggtcgggtgtctgtagtatctCCCTCCCGcgccgactcattgaagaaaaactgtttgtctaatctgaggtgagtaattgcagttctgatgtccagaagctcttttcggtcataagagacggtggcagcaacattatgtaccaaacaagttacgaacaacgcgaaaaaacaaacaaaatagcatggttggttaagagtcGATAAGATGGCAGCCACACCTCCGGCGCCatcaatagttcttcctggctgtatgtaataacacttaagattttctgggcaagcaatgtaagaaataatacataaaaaaactaaatactgcacagtttcctattgactagaagcgaggcagccctctctgtcagcACCATCAGCACTTAATGATTCTCTACctatactctacactacactatacttaattgttttgttacataaactgaaattaggtgaactattagaatttttgcattgaagaaatggcggagcgattttaATTATTAAGCAAGTGAGGAGTTTTTGAGAGGTTGGAATTTAGtcaagaaaaaaaatgaatgttttttttgatacctgaggcttatttgatctaatataAGTTAagtaatgcttaggttgttatGAGCATACTGATAATAAGTGTGATGCACGTGACATTCTGGTTAAACTGAGAAAAAACACTTTGCATTGAATTTTCCCTGTTGAAATTCAAGGCGTCTATGCGTATTCATGAGGCTAGAATAGCATctcactctccattgaatacaggcggttgacgtcaacatcCTTACCGAATATTGAAAATATATTCAAAcaatgagatgtatccaccaatccagaGAGGAATGGGCGGGAGCTTGGACGTCCCACTGTTCCGCTCTATGGACAGCgaatcccattgttagggcggagtcACAAGCATCTTGTCATTATGTCCAGGATCTCTGATAATATTGCTAGCCAGGCAGTTATTTGTTAATTTTTTCGCGAAGTCAGTGGTCGATATTTGTGCAAAATATTCATTTTCTATTGCTTGATGTTGTTATGGTAGTTGCTTTTTATCCGAACGTTTTACATTTCAAATCGTAGACCGAGGAATGAGTGATATTCATTTTGGAATAACATgtcgctaacattagctagctagccgttAGCTACTGTTATTATCTAGCTCTTTGTTTTGACTGTGATGGTCTGATGATGTTAAATAGCTTGGACAGCTGCTGGGGCTCGATATAGTATTCGTATGAACAGACATATTATATTTTAATGGGTTGTTAAACAGTAGTTAATGTGTAATACCGTTACTTCTGTAACGAGTGGAGGATACATGTGGTTGTAAACTAACAATAGTAAGTTTACAAGCTAGCTACTATAGCTAGCTAAACAACGAGGGGCTGAGAACAGGACATGGGCAATTGTCTCAAATCGCCGACGTCGGACGATATATCTTTGCTTCACGAGTCTGACAGAGGAAGTTATGGGGACGCAGACGCGGATTTGGAGCCACCTCCGCCTTACCAGGTCAGACTTGATATTAACTTAGCTAGATAGTTTTATTAGTTatttagctagcaaacgttagctagtCACTGGTGTGAAGTAGGGCTATGATAATTGACAGAATCATGCAAAACCCAGGGTAGGGGTCAAATGCATTGAACATCTAGGGaatcttgtaaaaaaaaaacggattatttagctagctagctgatgtaTTTTCTTTTGTACTCTTCCAGACCATTTATGACTCATTCATCTAGCTCGGTAACGTTATAGTTGCTGTCAAATGTATAGTTTGAATTTAGGTTAGCCCGAATGAAAGACCAGGGGAATTAATAGGGTTTGAAtatttctatatatatttttttacctttatttaactaggcaagtcagttaagaacgaattcttatttacaatggcggcctaccccggccaaacctggacaaggGCAAAGTGTGctcagccctatgggactcccagtcacggccagatgtgatacagcctggatttgaaccagggactgtagtgacaccttttgcactgagatgcagtgccttagactgctgcgccacacAGGAGTCCGTAGTGcaataaaattattattttcatagCTAGGTATTGCAACTGATTATGGGTCTGAGTTTTCATATCACAATAGTTTAACAAACCcagttacacaaaggaaaaaccaCACACGCAGCACTTTTGTTGCCCAAATGCTTTTCAATCTCATAAAAGTGTTCCAAACAGGCTTGACAGAATGTCCAGAATGGGCAGTTTTTGTCAACTGCTTTATCCATGGCAGGATGGATAACAGTACAACAGTATCTATGCCCTTAAGATgcctaaataaaaaaaactttagcTGACATAAAAATTCTGACAAGTTagaaatagctctctaaggtatgtaatgactgacatgacaagaggaactcaTGGTGCACTAACCAATTTCTacattgcaccttgtgcattctactattacaactaggTGTCCTCTGGCATCAACTTTATCAACTGAAACCAATATAAGCCAAGCCACTCTTATAGGCAGGGTGAAACCGAGCTAGGAGGGGTGCCCATCCCACCTCACCCATACAGTGATTGATAAAACACTGGGTTGTGCGATCAGTCCAGTTGAGTTGGCATGTGTATTGACTCTCCTCTGTATGTGCGTCTTTTCTCCAGGAGCAGGCTCACATGCCGGTGTACCACCCCACCCCCAGCCAGGCCCGCCTGGCCACCCAGCTGACTGAGGAGGAGCAGGTCCGTATCGCCCAGCGTATCGGCCTCATCCAGCATCTTCCCCGGGGCGTCTATGACGGAGGACGGGACGGCTCCGAGAAAAAAATCAGAGAGTGAGCATCTGCATACCACTGTTTTTATTCTTTGATATTATATATTGATATAATTATCTTACCACTGTTTTTATTCTCGGATATTATATATTGATATAATTAGTTTACCACTGTTTTTATTCTCTGATGTTATTGATAAAGATCACTGATCATGTGACCTAACTAGGTAAAACTTCGGCCCTAGCTATAACATGTAACTGTGTGTTTAACAAAGCTAGTGCCCATAGGTTTTCCTGGTCAGGTAATGTGCTCAGGAAAAATATACGATAGACTCTAATCAAAACTACTATTCATAATTGTATAAAATCCATTTTCTAGGTGTGTGATATGTATGATGGACTTTGTGTACGGGGACCCCATCCGGTTCCTGCCCTGTATGCACATTTACCACATGGACTGTATAGACGACTGGCTGATGAGGTCCTTCACCTGCCCCTCCTGCATGGAGCCTGTGGATGCTGCCCTGCTTTCCACCTACGAGACCAACTGACCCCTAAGACAACCCTACCCCATTATGATGAGCTCCgcctagccacacacacacacacacacacacacacacacacacacacacacacacacacacacacacacacacacacacacattttacaacCATCACAGACTTCTTACAGCGCCACCTCCACCAGCCCCAACAAATACATACACACGCTGCCCTCCTCCCCTCTGCTTTTAACTTTGGGATAAAAAGTAGCATGGTGTCTTGGTCGGTgatgacatagagagagagactatgcgAACACTAGTGATTAACAAGGAAAAGACTTTGACCCATCCACCCATCACCTGGAACTGGCACTGAACTGAACAGGCTGAGTCATGGAGGACATAGGAGGACAAGCATGCAaaatatgtttgtgtgtctgtggtggACTGGGTTCCTGAGCCAGCTGTTGAATACAGTAGGCCTGGGTTGGTGATGTAATggtgggaaggagggggaggggctgTTACCGTAGTGATGGCTCACTGCATTTCCACTTGAGCAGGTCTCGGTGGTATCCCATCCCAGCAAATTGTTCACCATGATTAGTAGCTGGGAATGGGATTGGATAATTCTCTGTAGTCTGAATTTGGCCACCAGGAGGTATCCTATCAGATTCCTTTAAAAGCCACAGCTGGCAACACGATGACATGACTCATCTGTCTTCTAAAGGCTCCAAATCCTGCACTCTGAATATGGCTTAGTAAGGGTAAAAAAGCCCCAGGAAATCCTCCATGGTGGCATAATAATAGGTATCTCTCTATGGACTGAAGCTTACCCTGTTTTAGTGTTACAGTTGCAAAGTAAAATAAGTTACAGAGCATAGTATTCTTTAGGCTTACAACAAAGTAACTATAGTATGCACATACACAGTGCAGAAATCACCCAAAGTCCATCCTTTATTAGACTATGTACTACATGCATTAGCTTTTCTTTTGTCATTCAGATTTACCATTCGAAATAGCTCCACTGCCATTCCGAATGGCCTAAAGAAGTGTATGAGCTGTATGTCAGTCACCCTGTGTAAGGTTAATATGTTTTACTTTTAGAGGATTAACATAGCTGTCAGCCAATGTAAAGGGCTCATTTGTGCATGTGCTGGAGGATCAGTCTAGAAGTTAGGAATGCTTGCACACACATTAAATCTGATCCCGAGATTTGCACTTTACTTATAGGACATTAACGGAAGCAttatgttaatatatatatatctataaccTTGCACTTTtcaatattatttattatttttgaaGCACAGAAGTTAGGATTGATATTGATAATGGTATCAATGCTACCATTGGTTACTTATCACATTAAAGAAAAGCTCAATAGCTGAATATATGTTCATGAATTGTGTGATTCAGTAGAGTGAGTCTCTGCTTTGTTTTGCTTGTCTTGATCctagtgtgtgtttttgtgtgaaagTGACTGGGAGAAGGGGAGACATTAAGAATAGTGGAATTTCTTCCCTTAAGTACTTAGCTTACTTATCTGTATTTTCAGTCTTCTCCCACAGTCAATAAATACATCATTGCGCAAAAATACGTTCTGGCTGTTTTTACATACACTATGATTTCCTTTTTTTGTTTGTcgctttttatatatatatatatatatatatatttatatatgtttgTAACTGCTGCTGCGGTGAATTATTTCTGTTAAATGTTTAGTTTATATTATAATGATACCCTTTTCTGTATTTAtgtttgcagtggtggaaaaagcacccaaattcatacttgagtaaaaaataaaagataccttaacagaaaatgactcaagtaaaagtcgcccagtaaaatactacttgagtaaaagttagagtatttggttttaaatatacttaagtaccaaaagtaaatgtaattgctaaaatatacttaagtatcaaatgtaaagtataaatcatttcaaatcccttatattaagcaaaaccagacggcaccattttcttgtttttttaatttacggatagacaagggcacactcagacataatttacaaacaaagcactTGTGCTtattgagtctgccagatcagaggcagtagggatgaccagggatgttctcttgataagtgcgtgcattggaccattttccagtcttgctaagcattcaaaatgtaacgagtacttttgggtgtcatgtaaaatgtatggagtaaaaagtacattattttctttaggaatgtagcgaagtaaaagtagtaaaaaatataaattgtaaagtaaagtacagatacccccaaaaactacttaagtagtactttaaagtatttttacttaagtactttacaccactggatgtTTGTATATGTCCTACCTTTAGATGTATTGTTTGTCATTGTGTTTGTAGGAGATAAAAGTTTTGCCCATTAGAGTTTACACTGGTTTGACTATGCATCTGCAAAACTCTGTCCCAAAGATATAGAGTGCAAGAGGGAGaagatttacagtgcatttggaaagtattcagaccaccttactttttccacattttccacATTATTTTAAAAATGGATTACATTAAAACAaatcccccatcaatctacacacaataacctgttttcactttgtcattatagggttagacattttgcaaatgtgtatatatatatatatataaacaaaaatgataccttatttacagttgaagttggaagtttacatacaccttagccaaatacatttaaactcagtttcacaattcctgacatttaatcctagtaaaaattccctgtcttagatcagtttgatcaccactttattttaagaacgtgaaatgtcaataataggagagagaatgatttatatcagcttttacttctttcatcacattcccagtgggtcagaagtttacatacactcaattagtatttggtagcattgcctataaattgtttaacttgggtcaaacgtttcgggtaccttccacaagcttcccacaataagttgggtgaattttggcccgttcctcctgacagagcttgtgtaggcctccttgagtcgggtttgtaggcctccttgtcgcacacgcttttttagttctgcccacaaattttctataggattgaggtcaggcctttgagatggccactccaatacctt is part of the Salmo trutta chromosome 31, fSalTru1.1, whole genome shotgun sequence genome and encodes:
- the LOC115169614 gene encoding RING finger protein 11; the encoded protein is MGNCLKSPTSDDISLLHESDRGSYGDADADLEPPPPYQEQAHMPVYHPTPSQARLATQLTEEEQVRIAQRIGLIQHLPRGVYDGGRDGSEKKIRECVICMMDFVYGDPIRFLPCMHIYHMDCIDDWLMRSFTCPSCMEPVDAALLSTYETN